One genomic window of Trueperaceae bacterium includes the following:
- the rapZ gene encoding RNase adapter RapZ, which translates to MPLVILTGLSGAGKTTALHALEDIGFYTVDNLPPALWPQFVASVAGEWKGICISIDIRARAYLGDAPEALRQLQAQGRAPRLLFLDASDEVLVKRYNFTRRAHPVSTGTLTADLAAERQALGALRALADDVIDTTSTSARALTQLLWDRFSGGAGPLLRLLSFGFKRGIPTDVDVVLDVRGMPNPYYSEALRPLPGTDAEVQRYVFTPEALELYHQIRVLVRSLAFLAESTGRSNYAVAVGCTGGQHRSVAVVERLSHDLAGAYRTQAQHRDLAAALAEHRPEGERAR; encoded by the coding sequence ATGCCGCTGGTCATCCTCACGGGCCTCAGCGGCGCCGGCAAGACGACCGCGCTGCACGCGCTCGAGGACATCGGCTTCTACACCGTCGACAACCTGCCGCCCGCCCTGTGGCCCCAGTTCGTGGCGAGCGTCGCCGGCGAGTGGAAGGGCATCTGCATCAGCATCGACATCAGGGCCCGCGCCTACCTTGGCGACGCGCCGGAGGCGCTGAGGCAGTTGCAGGCGCAGGGTCGCGCGCCGCGTCTCCTCTTCCTCGACGCCTCCGACGAGGTGCTCGTGAAGCGCTACAACTTCACGCGCCGCGCCCATCCCGTGTCCACCGGCACGCTCACCGCCGACCTGGCGGCCGAGCGCCAGGCGCTCGGGGCGCTGCGCGCGCTCGCCGACGACGTCATCGACACCACCTCGACCAGCGCCAGGGCGCTCACGCAGCTACTGTGGGACCGCTTCTCCGGCGGTGCCGGTCCGCTACTGAGGCTCCTCTCCTTCGGGTTCAAGCGCGGCATCCCGACGGACGTGGACGTGGTCCTCGACGTGCGCGGCATGCCCAACCCCTACTACTCGGAGGCGTTGCGGCCCCTGCCAGGCACGGACGCCGAGGTCCAGCGCTACGTCTTCACGCCGGAGGCGCTCGAGCTCTACCACCAGATCCGGGTGCTCGTCAGGTCGCTCGCCTTCCTCGCCGAGAGCACGGGTCGCAGCAACTACGCCGTCGCCGTCGGCTGCACCGGCGGTCAGCACCGCTCGGTCGCCGTGGTGGAGCGCCTCAGCCACGACCTGGCGGGCGCCTACCGCACCCAGGCGCAGCACCGCGACCTGGCGGCCGCGCTGGCCGAACACCGTCCCGAGGGGGAGCGGGCGCGGTGA
- a CDS encoding SPOR domain-containing protein, which produces MTRRLLPLMALVALTPAHWAAAEAWAVQTVALRDYREAQLVVEDLRQRSFDAYTEFAMQDGLQFVRVRLGCFTDRAAAEAMAAALAPRVVREAAVVEFTPGALVHACTSSVVGFRKPAEWGPVNDPGAVPAFAVKVAGRDARVVHDGTRWRVIQGVGPIPPLAGPSTARFEEVVQGGVHFVAQRVGDARYVICPGRLLTHVGNVAIVEQGDLLVACEFAEETP; this is translated from the coding sequence CGCCCGCCCACTGGGCGGCGGCCGAGGCGTGGGCGGTGCAGACCGTCGCGCTGCGCGACTACCGCGAGGCGCAACTCGTGGTCGAGGACCTGCGGCAACGCTCCTTCGACGCCTACACCGAGTTCGCCATGCAAGACGGCCTGCAGTTCGTGCGGGTGCGGTTGGGCTGCTTCACCGACCGGGCCGCGGCCGAGGCCATGGCGGCGGCCCTGGCTCCGCGCGTGGTCCGGGAGGCCGCCGTCGTGGAGTTCACGCCGGGCGCGCTGGTGCACGCGTGCACCTCGAGCGTGGTGGGGTTCCGCAAGCCGGCGGAGTGGGGACCCGTCAACGACCCGGGCGCCGTGCCCGCCTTCGCCGTCAAGGTGGCCGGGCGCGACGCCCGCGTCGTGCACGACGGCACGCGCTGGCGGGTGATCCAGGGCGTTGGCCCCATCCCGCCGCTCGCGGGTCCGAGCACCGCGCGCTTCGAGGAGGTGGTGCAAGGCGGCGTCCACTTCGTGGCGCAGAGGGTAGGCGACGCCCGCTACGTGATCTGTCCGGGCCGCCTCCTCACCCACGTGGGTAACGTGGCCATCGTGGAACAGGGCGACCTGCTGGTGGCCTGCGAGTTCGCGGAGGAGACGCCGTGA
- the yvcK gene encoding uridine diphosphate-N-acetylglucosamine-binding protein YvcK, translating to MNGNWDGLKRIRLWLAPGMGVKRHLLLAISGGILLVLGAVGWGLWAFDADRAQLAGPIESALRSGPWSRFGGWATTGVALLGLGLVVVAVGRLNRSLLSNWLPHPDDAVRLLHRKVALAKGPRVVGIGGGSGLSNLLRGLRKHTSNLTAVVAVSDDGGSSGRLRQAFDMPAPGDLTDCLAALSDNESELARLLQYRFARGRELDGHTFGNLLITTVTEVEGDFGNALRLMNRLLALSGSVYPATAEPVTLLVEKESGELVRGETSLRAVPGAVRALATEPAEPRGLPEVERAVLAADLIVLGPGSLFSSTIPPLLVPSVLAAVNRSAARLVYVCNIMTEAGETDGFDAFDHVAALERHGVRPPDIVLLNSAPVDRARVESYRGEAAEVVAPAAARFAAAGMVTLELPLLGGGPVAQHDSDKLAAVLADIAVASARSTSNEARAHARPGAAA from the coding sequence GTGAACGGCAACTGGGACGGCCTCAAGCGGATTCGACTGTGGCTGGCGCCCGGCATGGGGGTCAAGCGGCACCTGCTGCTCGCCATCAGCGGCGGCATCCTCCTCGTCCTCGGCGCCGTCGGTTGGGGCCTATGGGCCTTCGACGCCGACAGGGCGCAACTGGCAGGGCCCATCGAGAGCGCCCTGCGCTCGGGCCCCTGGAGCCGGTTCGGCGGCTGGGCGACCACCGGCGTGGCGCTGCTCGGGCTCGGGCTGGTGGTGGTGGCGGTCGGGCGCCTCAACCGCTCGCTCCTGTCGAACTGGCTGCCGCACCCTGACGACGCCGTGCGGCTGCTCCACCGCAAGGTCGCGCTTGCGAAGGGGCCGCGGGTGGTGGGCATCGGCGGCGGCAGCGGCCTCTCGAACCTCCTGCGCGGCCTGCGCAAGCACACCTCCAACCTGACCGCGGTGGTGGCGGTGAGCGACGACGGTGGCAGCTCCGGGCGGTTGCGGCAGGCCTTCGACATGCCCGCCCCCGGCGACCTCACCGACTGCCTTGCCGCCCTCTCCGACAACGAGTCCGAGCTGGCCCGGCTCCTCCAGTACCGCTTCGCGCGGGGGCGGGAGCTCGACGGCCACACCTTCGGTAACCTGCTGATAACCACGGTCACGGAGGTCGAGGGCGACTTCGGCAACGCGCTCAGGCTAATGAACCGCCTGCTCGCCCTCTCCGGCAGCGTCTACCCCGCCACGGCGGAGCCGGTGACCCTGCTGGTCGAGAAGGAGAGCGGCGAGCTCGTGCGCGGCGAGACCAGCCTCCGCGCCGTGCCGGGGGCCGTGCGGGCCCTCGCGACGGAGCCGGCGGAACCGCGCGGCCTGCCCGAGGTGGAGCGCGCCGTGCTCGCCGCCGACCTCATCGTGCTGGGCCCCGGCAGCCTGTTCTCGAGCACCATCCCGCCGCTGCTCGTGCCGTCGGTCCTCGCCGCCGTGAACAGGAGCGCCGCGCGGCTCGTCTACGTCTGCAACATCATGACGGAGGCCGGCGAGACGGACGGCTTCGACGCCTTCGATCACGTGGCGGCGCTCGAGCGCCACGGCGTGCGTCCGCCGGACATCGTCCTCCTCAACTCGGCGCCCGTCGACAGGGCGCGGGTGGAGAGCTATAGGGGCGAGGCGGCGGAGGTCGTGGCGCCGGCCGCCGCGCGCTTCGCCGCGGCCGGCATGGTCACGCTCGAGCTGCCGCTCCTGGGTGGCGGGCCGGTGGCGCAACACGACAGCGACAAGCTCGCGGCCGTGTTGGCCGACATCGCGGTGGCGAGCGCGCGCTCGACCTCGAACGAGGCGCGGGCGCACGCCCGGCCGGGAGCCGCGGCGTGA